Sequence from the SAR202 cluster bacterium genome:
CTTGGCTCAGGCCTGCCTGACGCTATTAAGGTCTACACCGTCAGCATGGACCTGCCCTTCGCCCAGTCGCGATGGTGCGGCGCCGAGCGGGTCAGCCACCGCTCCCTATCGTCCCATCGCAGCGAGGAGTTCGGCCAGAAATACGGCGTGCTGCTGAAAGAGTGGCGGCTGTTGCAGCGCGCCGTCTTCGTCATCGGCCCCGACGGTCACATCGCCCACGCCGAATACGTGGCCGACCAGATGAAGGAACCGGACTACTCAAAGGCTGTCGAGGCGGCGCGAAAAGCCCTGGGTTAGAGTCGGGATTCACTTGCCGGTTACGTCGCCAGGCTGCGCCCTCCCTGCCACAGACTTTCTTACACAAAATGGTGATTGTTCTTACAAATTTTTAACCTTGGCCACCTATGATTCGCGCCGACATAGGATGGTGGCCAATTGGCGCTTCGGCAGTTTCCACAGCTCGAAAAACAAAAACGCGGCGCGTCCCTTCGATTAGCCTTCTTTGTCGTGGCGGCCATAGCCGCGGCGCAGGCCTGGTATTATCCCTTCTCCGACGCCGATGCCGCCGCGCAATCAGGCTCTCCCTCCATACGTGCCGCCTCGCAGTCTGCCGGCGCGAACTCCATCAAGGCCGTGGAAACGGCGGCGGGCCGGGGCGGGATTGCCGGCGGGCCGGCGCTGCAAGTCTCGGTCACGGTAAAGGTTACCGGCAGCAGGCTTGTTATCGCTGACGCTTCAGGAAACATTAAGTCCATATACAGCAACACACCTGACTCCGACGCTCCTGTCCTCATTCGCCTAGGAAGCCCCTCCGGCCCCATGCCCCAGAACGCGGCAGCCGTTTTGGAGCGTTACCAGCGCCTGCAATCGCAAATAGACTGGGGGCGCTTTGGGCTAGTCTATTCCCGTCCCTAGTTTCCCAGCCTTCCCCGCTTTACAAACCTCCCTCAAACAGCACCCTTCGCACCTCGGCGCCTTCCGGCACACGTCCTTCCCATGCTTCACCACCAGCGCGTGGTACTCGTTAAACAGCGCCGCATTCCTAGGCAGCGACGAATGGAACAGCGCCTGCCACTCGCCGTAGCTCCTCACCCCGCCGCCCAATCCCAGCCTCTCGAAAACGCGTCGCGTGTAGGCGTCGATGACAAACACCGGTTTGCTGGCGGCGTACAGCACAATATCGTCCGCCGTCTCCTCCCCAATTCCCCATATCCCCAGCAGCTCCTCCCGCAGCGACTCCGCCTCCTGCGACAGCAGCCCCTCCAGGTCTCCGTCGTAGCGGCTCCATAGATGATCGATAAACGCCTTCACCTTCCTCGCCTTCATGTTGAAATAGCCCGACGGCCTCAAAAGTTCCGCCAGCCGCGCCTCTGGCACGTCCCGCAACCCCTCCGCCGACATCACCCCCGCCGACTTCAGGTTCGCCAGCGCCTTCTCCACGTTCACCCACGCCGCCGACTGTGTCAGTATCGCACCAATGACCACTTCAAACGCCGATTCGCCAGGCCACCAATGCTGCGGCCCATAGGCTGAATAAAGGCGTTCATATACATCAACAAGGCTTGTTTTCATGGATAGGAGTTTGTCATTCTGGTGAGCCTTTAGCCCTGAGCGTAGTCGAATGGGGAAGTCCGTACTCGGACGCAGTCGAAGCCTGTCCTGAGCCTGGTCGAAGGGAATCTGTTTTGAGCGGTGTCAGCTTTGTAAAATGCTGACGCAGTCTCGCATATTCTAGGTTCTTTTTCATCGGCGACACTCAAACTCACAGCCTCACGCTGATCTCAGCGTTCAGGCTAATCGCGCTCCTGCTCACCCTGCAATTGTACGCATACACCTCCACCCCTCGACCTATCGCCTCCCGCAGCGCCTCACCAAAGGCCGGGTCCGCTGTGTAGTGCGGCGAAAACGCCACCGCGTCCCGACGTTGCACCACAAACACCACCGCCCCTCGATGGCCAGACTCCACGGCCTCCGCCAGCTCCAGCACGTGCCTGCGCCCGCGCTCCGTCGGCGCGTCCGGGAACAGCCCCACCCCACCCTCCACCAGCGTCACAGACTTGGTCTCGATGTAGCACAACCCTTCCGGCCCTTGCAGCGCCATGTCCACCCTGCTCCGGCCCAACACTACCTCGCGGCGCAGCGTAGTGTAATTTCTGAACTGCGGCAGCTTGCCCCTGGCGATGGCCTCCGCCACCAGGTACGGCGGCAGCCGCGCGTCCGCCGAGCACAGATGCTTTTCTATCTCCACCAGCGCCAGGTCGTACCACGTTTTGCGATGGTTGCCACTCGCCGCCTTCAAATACATCACGCAGCCCGGCGCCAAAAGCTCCCGCATCCTCCCCGAGTTCGCCACGTGCGCCATCACCTCACGTCCATCCACCTCTACCACCGCCGCAAAGCGGTTCAACCGCTTCACAAATCGGGCCAGCACCAGGTCAGAAGGTAACTGCATAGTAGAGGCATGTTACCATACGGCTCCCCGAATGTAGGGGTAGGCGTAACCTGCCTCTATCACCTTATCCCCTACCCATGTCCACCATCCGCTACCCCATGCCTACCTACCCCTACGATGTAGGGGCGAGGTCACCTCGCCTTTCTTTCCTTTCCTCGTTCCTCAGAAAACGAATCAATCGACTAAAACGACTCCACGCCTGGCTCATGCCTAAATATTCGAGTCGTTTTGGGAAAAAATCGCAAAACGACTCGCCAGAAACAAATCCCCATCGCCCTCTGTTTAGACCTGCATCTGGCTATGGTCTAAAATAGTAGATGTGGCTGCACCCTCGACCGGCGATAATTACGGTTTTCACCGTCTGCTCGTGATGCTATCATGATGCCGTAATACACAATCCAGAAGCCTTTAACCAGGAGCGCATCCCAGCCATGCCCACCATTGAGTCCACGCCCGAATTTGTGCAAAGTGTCTACAAAAAGATGGACGACAACCTCAAGGTCGTCCGCCAGCGCGTCGGCAAACCTATGACTCTGGCCGACAAGGTCCTCCTCTCCCACCTCGACGACCCCGCCAGCGCCGAGCTGGTCGCCGGCGAAAGCTACATCCTCCTCCGGCCTGACCGAGTCGCCCACCAGGATGTCACCGGCCAGATGGCGATACTACAGTTCATGCAGTCGGGCCGAAAGAGCGTCGCCGTGCCTACCACTGTCCACTGCGACCACCTTATCCAGGCCCGCGTCGGAAGCAAGTCGGACACCCATGACGCCATCGTCGAGAACAGCGAGGTCTATCAGTTCCTTCAGTCCTCCTCGGCTAAGTACGGCATGGGCTTCTGGAAGCCAGGCGCCGGCATTATTCATCAGGTGGTGCTGGAGAACTACTCCTTCCCCGGCGGCCTCCTCATCGGCACCGACTCCCACACCCCCAACGCCAGCGGCCTCGGCATGTTAGCCATCGGCGTGGGCGGCGCGGACGCCGCCGACGTCATGGCGGGCCTGCCCTGGGAGCTTAAGTACCCCAAACGCATCGGAGTCTACCTCACCGGCAAGATGAGTGGCTGGACCGCCCCCAAGGACGTTATCCTCTTCCTCGCCGGCGCTCTTACCGTCGATGGCGGCACCAACGCCGTCATCGAATACTGCGGCCCGGGCGCCCGAACCATAAGCTGCACCGGCAAAGCCACCATCTGCAACATGGGTGCTGAGTTGGGCGCCACCGGCTCCATCTTCCCTTATGACGACCGCATGGGAATCTACCTGGCGGCCACAGGCCGCGACGGCTTGGTGCCCCTGGCCCAGCACTACAAACGCCTCCTGGAAGCTGACCCAGAGGTCGAAAAGAACCCACAGGACTACTTCCACCGCATCGTGGAGATAGACCTGTCCAGGCTGGAGCCGCACGTGGTCGGCCCCCACACACCGGACCTGGCACGGCCTATATCCAAGCTGGCCCAGGACGTTCGAGAGAAGGGCTACGTTGACCACATCTCTTCCAGCCTTATCGGAAGCTGCACCAATTCGTCTTACGAGGACATGAGCCGCGCCGCCGACGTGGCTGCCCAGGCCCACGCCCACGGCGCCAAGGCCCACACGCCCCTTCTGGTGACTCCAGGCTCGGAGCAGATCCGCGCCACCATCGAACGCGACGGCCAGGTGGAGCTTCTGGAGTCCATAGGCGCTACCGTCCTGGCCAACGCCTGCGGCCCCTGCATCGGCCAGTGGCGCCGCTCCGACATGAAGCCCGGCGAGACCAACACCATCGTTACCTCCTACAACCGCAACTTCCCCCGCCGCAATGACGGCCGGCCCGAGACCGCCAACTTCATCGCCAGTCCTGAGATGGTCATTGCCCTGGCCCTGGGAGGCCGACTCTCCTTCAACCCCCTCACGGACCCTATCAAGCTCAACGGCAAGTCCTTCAAGCTCAGCCCTCCCAAGCCCGCGCCCGAGGTGCCCGCCAAGGGCTTCGCCAGAGGCATCGACGTATACGTGGCGCCGCCCGCCGACGGCAGCCAGATCGAAATCAAGATCAAGCCCAACAGCCACCGCCTGCAAGCCCTTAGCCCCTTCGACGCCTGGAGCGGCGAGGACTTCAAAGACCTGCCCGTGCTGCTCAAGGCCAAGGGCAAGTGCACCACCGACCATATATCGCCCGCCGGTCCCTGGCTTCGATTCCGCGGCCACCTCGACAACCTCAGCGACAACATGTTTCTCGGCGCCACCAACGCCTTCACAGGCGAGGCTGGCAAGGCTAACAACGTCCTCACCGGCGATAAGGGCCTAGAACCTGCCAAGGTGGCCCGCGACTGGAAGTCCAAGGGCCTGAAATGGCTAGTCATCGGCGACTTCAACTACGGCGAAGGCTCCAGCCGCGAGCACGCCGCCCTCTCCCCTCGATACCTGGGTTGTGTAGCCGTCATCGTCCGCAGCTTCGCCCGCATCCACGAGACCAACCTGAAGAAGCAGGGCATCCTGGCCCTCACCTTCTCCGACCCCGCGGACTACGACAAGATCAAGGAAACGGACCGAGTCAGCATCACCAGCCTCAAAGACCTAGCCCCCGGCAAGGCCGTCACATGCGTCATACGCCGCGCTGACGGGTCCAAGGAGACGATAAAACTGAGCCATTCCTTCAACGCCTCCCAAATCGAATGGTTCCGCGCCGGCTCGGCACTAAACCTCATGAAGATAATGGAGGCGACGGGTAGGGGATAAGGGCGTCAGCAGCGAATGAAGCTGTACCAGTTTGTCATACTTCTAGCACAGATTCTCTTTCACGGTCTGATGCTTGAGCGACCTATCTTCATTAGGCACAGGTTGTGAGTGACATAAAGCTGCTCACCATCCTCGTCATAATGAATTCCCACTCCACCGAATCGGTAATGCTGACCTCGCATATTCTCTTCATGGCCCGTGCTCTCTATCCACAACGAGACTAGTTCCGCCGCAAGAGCGTCCGTACTCATATTCAAGATGTCGCCAACCCGGCTTGTGGTGAACAGACCATACAACCTTGACTCTGACCTAGCTCTAGGCCTCATTAAGACGTTTTCACCACATAGATATGAGGTATTCCTAAATCTGTCATCAACACTAGTCTCATTTCTCCCTTTATGGTCTATATTCCCGATTACACTTTGATAATAGGAATGCCCTCTTGAAATGTCAGAAATTTCGTCCCTGTATTCAAGATCATACAACCCAAAGCCCTGGCGGTACATGTTCACATGAAAATTTATGGATTTCTCGAGCAGGGTAATGTCATCTCTCCATGCGGGTGTCGCTTCTAACACCTCTGCACCGATCGACTTGTCATCTCGTGATCCAGCCAACATAGACACTGTAACGGCGATAACTATTACGATGCCAGTCAGACCAATCAGAGGAAGTAACTGCCGTTGCTTTCTGCCTAGGTTTTTGATTCGATTCGTAAGCCGACCAGACATCCATCTTTGGCAGATTTAGGAGAGCCATATTGATGCTCTTCCCTATCAGCATTACGTGCAGCAGCCTCATGTCGCTCTGTATAGTGCCTGAGACGTCCCTTTGTGCACGTGGAGCAGGTACAGGCGGGCGGGTGGTTGGAGAACCAATTTGTTCTTGCGGGTGCCATGACCCGAAAGGATAAGTCTTAGCCCTTAACCTTTCAACCTTTTCACGTAGGTTATTGGTCCCTTACCTTCGTGCTCACTACGAATATCTTCAAATACCTTTAGCTTTTCCGCCTGAAAGGCCACGCGCTTGTCATCTTCATCCAGGTAGGGATTAGGGAAGTAGCATCGCAGGATAGTCTCATCCTTGTCATCAGCGAGGCGCACGTAATAAAGGACCGGCGCGCCGTGGTCCTCGGCCTCGACAAACTGGGCGCTCTTTACCAGAGACAAGTCGAGGTGGAAATGCCAGCTTTCGGCTTCCATCATGGCCCAGTGGCCGTTGAACTTGGGGGCGGTCTTGCCGTCAGCGTACATTTCGCTGACACAGGCGCCGCCGCCCACTACAAAAAGCATCCGAGGTATGCGGGCCAGGTCTTTTAGAAGCTCCTGGAAGGACTGCAAAGACACCCTCCAAGAAAAGAAAATGGTGGCAACGGGTGGACTCGAACCGCCGACCTAGCGCTTATGAAGCGCCCGCTCTAACCGCTGAGCTACGTTGCCACCTAGCAGGCCCACCGGCCAGCCGCCAGGTGTAAGCCCACGTTTAAATATAATTTAGCTACCAGCTAGTGTCAATTTGAGCGTGTCACAATTTGCTACTCGCCGAACCAGTCGCCGCTCTTGCCGCCGGTCTTTTTAACCAGGCGGACGGCCTCAATGCGCATGCCTTTGTCCATCGCCTTGCACATATCGTATATAGTCAGCGCCGCCACTGACACCGCCGTCAGGGCCTCCATCTCGACGCCTGTCTTGGCCTCCAGGCGCACCGTAGCAGTGATGGACACGCCGCTGCGCTGCACGTCCGGCTCCAACTCCACCGTCACCTGTTCAATGGGCAACGGGTGGCAGAGTGGGATGAGGTTAGGCGTCTGCTTGGCGGCCATGATCCCAGCCAGGCGCGCCGTAGTGAAAACGTCTCCCTTCTCTATCTTGCCGCTAGTGATGGCGGCTAGGGTCTCGGCCTTCATAGCGACGAAGCCCTTAGCGACAGCCTCGCGTCGGGTAGCCGCCTTAGCGCCCACGTCCACCATCTGAGCGCGGCCATGAGCATCGACGTGGGTGAGGGTTGCGGGTTTGGCGGGCGGCGCTGCCTCTTCAGGGGCGACTTCCAGAAACTTAGGCTTGTCTGAAATGCCGGCCTGCCACATGGCAACAGAGTTAGCCTCCTCGTTCTCGGGGTGGCCATTATGACCTCGAAGCCACTGCCACTTTACCCTGCGGCTTTTCACGAGGTCGTCCAATCGTCCCCAGAGGTCCTGGTTGGCCTGGCGACGCCAGTTCAGGGTCATGGTCTTGACCAGGTACTCGCTGTCGCTGTGGATGGCGACCTCACCGTCTTCTGGCGATTCCTCAAGGGCGCGTATGGCGGCCAGAAGCTCCATACGGTTGTTAGTGGTGCGGTCGTCAGCGCCATAAATGTAGCGCTTGTGGCCGTCTGCGACGATGACGGCGGCCCAGCCGCCCTTCCCCGGGTTCCCCTGGCATGACCCGTCGGTGAAAACGTTAATCATCCGCCTATCTGGTACATCTCGATTTTGCGGCGGGGGCGGGTTGCGGAAGCGAATCGCTCTTCGGAGTACTTGTCCACGCGCTTCTGCCACGTGCCTGTGATGATGTCCCGCAACTCCTCATCCGATGCGCCGTTTCGCATAGGGTCTCGCAGGTCCTTGCCGACGCCGGCGAAAAGGCAGGTGAAGAGCTTGCCGTCGGTGGAGAGGCGGGCGCGGGTGCAGCCCCCGCAGAAGGGCTTCGTCACCGAGGCGATGACCCCGATTTCGCCGCTGCCGTCCTTATAGCGCCATCGCTCCGCCACCTCGCCTCGATAGCTCCTGTCGGCAGGCTCGATGGGAAAGACGGCGTTGATGCGCTCGACTATCTCGGCGGCGGGCACCACCTCGGCGCTCTTCCAGTGGTTGATGTTGCCGACGTCCATATACTCGATATATCGGACGATATGGCCGGTGCCTTTGAAGTGACGCGCGAGGTCAACAATGGTATGGTCGTTGACGCCGCGCTGCACCACAGCGTTGACCTTGATAGGCCACAACCCGACCTCTTCAGCTTTGCGGATACCTTCCAGGACGCGCTCGTGGCCGTAGCCTCGCCCATTCATACGCTTGAAGACCTCAAGGTCGAGGCTGTCCAGGCTAACGGTAATTCGGCGGAGGCCGGCGTCCTTCAAGGCCTGGGCCTGCTGGGTCAGCAGGTAGCCATTGGTGGTCAACGTCAGGTCGTTGACGCCGTCGAGGCGGGAGAGCATACCTACCAGCTTATCGACGCCCTGGCGCACCAGGGGTTCGCCGCCGGTGAGCCGCACCTTGGTAACGCCCAACCCGACGAAGACCCTGACCAGGCGGGTAATCTCCTCGAAGGTCAGGATTTCAGACTTGGGCAGGAACTGGTACCGCTCGCCATAGACCTCGGCGGGCATGCAGTAGGGACATCGGAAGTTGCAGCGGTCCGTGACGGAGACTCGCAGGTCCCGCAAGGGACGCCGGAACTTGTCGTAGAGGGTTGTTGTCGAGGGTGAGGTAAGCATTCGCGATAATGTGCTGGCTTTCAGTGCTTTGTGCGACTCAACCAGTAAAGCCGCCGCCTTCCTGGCGGCCTGGCCTCGATGGCTAAGCTGATTTTTGATATCGGTGGGGAGTTCTGCCGTGGTGTGGCCTTTCTCGGGTAGGTAAAAGACTGGGTCGTAGCCGAAGCCGTTAGCGCCCGAGGGCCTGAAGTGTATTATACCGCTTACTATGCCTTCCACAGTCTTAACCCGGCCATCGGGCCAGGCTAGCGCGATGACGCATCGGAAGCGGGCAGTGCGCAGCTCCCAAGGCACGTCCTTTAGCTCCTGAAGTAGAAGATTGACTCTGTCCTCATCGGAAGCCTCCAGCCCCCCATATCGCGCCGAATAGACGCCGGGGCGTCCGCCGAGGGCGTCGACTTCGATGCCCGAGTCATCGGCGAGGGTGAGGAGACCGCTAAGGGCGGAGTAGGCGCTGGCCTTGAGGATGGCATTCTTCTGAAAGGTATCGCCAGTCTCTTCGACGGTGTCAGTGATACCTACGTCGTCCAGAGAGACGAGCTTATAGGGCAAGCCGGTCAGGAGTTGGTGGAACTCCCGCATCTTGCCTTTGTTACGAGTGGCGACCAGCAGCTTTTCCATAGGCATATATTGTAGCGCAAAAGGAAAGGCCCTCCGAGACTGGAGGGTCTTTAAGGCTTGTTGAATGACGCC
This genomic interval carries:
- a CDS encoding thiol peroxidase, which produces MLPSTRINEAFEGGEKLTVVGPKLRPGDRAPNPSLDYFDAADQLVHSIAVKDLPGRVKLLNVINSLDTPVCHVETKRWEKLGSGLPDAIKVYTVSMDLPFAQSRWCGAERVSHRSLSSHRSEEFGQKYGVLLKEWRLLQRAVFVIGPDGHIAHAEYVADQMKEPDYSKAVEAARKALG
- a CDS encoding endonuclease, which codes for MKTSLVDVYERLYSAYGPQHWWPGESAFEVVIGAILTQSAAWVNVEKALANLKSAGVMSAEGLRDVPEARLAELLRPSGYFNMKARKVKAFIDHLWSRYDGDLEGLLSQEAESLREELLGIWGIGEETADDIVLYAASKPVFVIDAYTRRVFERLGLGGGVRSYGEWQALFHSSLPRNAALFNEYHALVVKHGKDVCRKAPRCEGCCLREVCKAGKAGKLGTGID
- the sfsA gene encoding DNA/RNA nuclease SfsA, whose protein sequence is MQLPSDLVLARFVKRLNRFAAVVEVDGREVMAHVANSGRMRELLAPGCVMYLKAASGNHRKTWYDLALVEIEKHLCSADARLPPYLVAEAIARGKLPQFRNYTTLRREVVLGRSRVDMALQGPEGLCYIETKSVTLVEGGVGLFPDAPTERGRRHVLELAEAVESGHRGAVVFVVQRRDAVAFSPHYTADPAFGEALREAIGRGVEVYAYNCRVSRSAISLNAEISVRL
- a CDS encoding aconitate hydratase; the protein is MPTIESTPEFVQSVYKKMDDNLKVVRQRVGKPMTLADKVLLSHLDDPASAELVAGESYILLRPDRVAHQDVTGQMAILQFMQSGRKSVAVPTTVHCDHLIQARVGSKSDTHDAIVENSEVYQFLQSSSAKYGMGFWKPGAGIIHQVVLENYSFPGGLLIGTDSHTPNASGLGMLAIGVGGADAADVMAGLPWELKYPKRIGVYLTGKMSGWTAPKDVILFLAGALTVDGGTNAVIEYCGPGARTISCTGKATICNMGAELGATGSIFPYDDRMGIYLAATGRDGLVPLAQHYKRLLEADPEVEKNPQDYFHRIVEIDLSRLEPHVVGPHTPDLARPISKLAQDVREKGYVDHISSSLIGSCTNSSYEDMSRAADVAAQAHAHGAKAHTPLLVTPGSEQIRATIERDGQVELLESIGATVLANACGPCIGQWRRSDMKPGETNTIVTSYNRNFPRRNDGRPETANFIASPEMVIALALGGRLSFNPLTDPIKLNGKSFKLSPPKPAPEVPAKGFARGIDVYVAPPADGSQIEIKIKPNSHRLQALSPFDAWSGEDFKDLPVLLKAKGKCTTDHISPAGPWLRFRGHLDNLSDNMFLGATNAFTGEAGKANNVLTGDKGLEPAKVARDWKSKGLKWLVIGDFNYGEGSSREHAALSPRYLGCVAVIVRSFARIHETNLKKQGILALTFSDPADYDKIKETDRVSITSLKDLAPGKAVTCVIRRADGSKETIKLSHSFNASQIEWFRAGSALNLMKIMEATGRG
- a CDS encoding CAP domain-containing protein — protein: MSGRLTNRIKNLGRKQRQLLPLIGLTGIVIVIAVTVSMLAGSRDDKSIGAEVLEATPAWRDDITLLEKSINFHVNMYRQGFGLYDLEYRDEISDISRGHSYYQSVIGNIDHKGRNETSVDDRFRNTSYLCGENVLMRPRARSESRLYGLFTTSRVGDILNMSTDALAAELVSLWIESTGHEENMRGQHYRFGGVGIHYDEDGEQLYVTHNLCLMKIGRSSIRP
- a CDS encoding hemin-degrading factor, with product MFFSWRVSLQSFQELLKDLARIPRMLFVVGGGACVSEMYADGKTAPKFNGHWAMMEAESWHFHLDLSLVKSAQFVEAEDHGAPVLYYVRLADDKDETILRCYFPNPYLDEDDKRVAFQAEKLKVFEDIRSEHEGKGPITYVKRLKG
- the moaC gene encoding cyclic pyranopterin monophosphate synthase MoaC, which encodes MWQAGISDKPKFLEVAPEEAAPPAKPATLTHVDAHGRAQMVDVGAKAATRREAVAKGFVAMKAETLAAITSGKIEKGDVFTTARLAGIMAAKQTPNLIPLCHPLPIEQVTVELEPDVQRSGVSITATVRLEAKTGVEMEALTAVSVAALTIYDMCKAMDKGMRIEAVRLVKKTGGKSGDWFGE
- the moaA gene encoding GTP 3',8-cyclase MoaA — its product is MPMEKLLVATRNKGKMREFHQLLTGLPYKLVSLDDVGITDTVEETGDTFQKNAILKASAYSALSGLLTLADDSGIEVDALGGRPGVYSARYGGLEASDEDRVNLLLQELKDVPWELRTARFRCVIALAWPDGRVKTVEGIVSGIIHFRPSGANGFGYDPVFYLPEKGHTTAELPTDIKNQLSHRGQAARKAAALLVESHKALKASTLSRMLTSPSTTTLYDKFRRPLRDLRVSVTDRCNFRCPYCMPAEVYGERYQFLPKSEILTFEEITRLVRVFVGLGVTKVRLTGGEPLVRQGVDKLVGMLSRLDGVNDLTLTTNGYLLTQQAQALKDAGLRRITVSLDSLDLEVFKRMNGRGYGHERVLEGIRKAEEVGLWPIKVNAVVQRGVNDHTIVDLARHFKGTGHIVRYIEYMDVGNINHWKSAEVVPAAEIVERINAVFPIEPADRSYRGEVAERWRYKDGSGEIGVIASVTKPFCGGCTRARLSTDGKLFTCLFAGVGKDLRDPMRNGASDEELRDIITGTWQKRVDKYSEERFASATRPRRKIEMYQIGG